The Clostridium chauvoei genome has a window encoding:
- a CDS encoding NUDIX hydrolase, translated as MNWINSIKNYTPYNEQEKKDKELILSAIENYNNLLTRENVVMHMTSSGYIVNKNRDKVLMIYHKIYNSWAWTGGHADGDDDMLYIAIKEAKEETGLKNVTAITPDIFSLDVLTVNGHVKRGNYVSSHLHLNVTYLLEADENEALIVNKEETEGVKWLPINELSKYCSEEYMIENVYNKLNKKINLL; from the coding sequence ATGAACTGGATTAATTCTATAAAAAACTATACCCCTTATAATGAACAAGAGAAAAAAGATAAAGAGTTAATACTTAGTGCAATTGAAAATTATAACAACTTATTAACTCGTGAAAATGTAGTTATGCATATGACTAGCTCAGGATATATTGTAAATAAAAATAGAGATAAGGTTTTAATGATTTATCATAAAATTTATAATTCATGGGCTTGGACGGGTGGTCATGCAGATGGTGATGATGATATGCTTTATATCGCTATAAAAGAAGCTAAGGAAGAAACTGGCCTTAAAAATGTAACTGCTATTACTCCTGATATCTTCTCTTTAGATGTTCTTACTGTTAATGGTCATGTTAAAAGAGGTAACTACGTCTCCTCTCACTTACATTTAAATGTTACATACTTACTTGAAGCTGATGAAAATGAAGCTTTAATTGTTAATAAAGAAGAAACAGAAGGGGTTAAGTGGTTACCTATTAATGAATTATCTAAGTACTGTAGCGAAGAATATATGATTGAAAATGTATATAATAAACTTAATAAAAAAATAAATCTTTTATAA
- a CDS encoding heme oxygenase (biliverdin-producing), whose product MKFMMDIREKTSLLHSASENTGYIKKLVDGTASVEGYAEYIFNLEKMYKAIEDALDKNSSNDVIKPFVTKELYRSELIRKDLQFLLGDKLEAMKPLASTEASVARIEELSKTKPELVVAYAYTRFLADLFGGRTFLSLLSTNYKISNEGLNYYQFPDISDLRGYVMKYHNLLGEIKLSDDLKVDFINEVNNAYIYNLAISNELEAKLK is encoded by the coding sequence ATGAAATTTATGATGGACATAAGAGAAAAGACTTCTTTATTACATAGTGCTTCTGAAAATACAGGTTATATAAAAAAATTAGTAGATGGAACTGCTTCAGTTGAAGGCTATGCTGAATATATTTTTAATCTTGAAAAAATGTATAAAGCTATTGAAGATGCTTTAGATAAAAATAGCTCAAATGATGTAATTAAACCTTTTGTTACAAAAGAATTATATCGTTCTGAACTTATAAGAAAGGATTTACAATTCTTACTTGGGGATAAATTAGAAGCTATGAAACCATTAGCTTCCACTGAAGCCTCTGTTGCAAGAATTGAGGAATTATCAAAGACTAAACCTGAACTTGTAGTTGCATATGCTTACACAAGATTTTTAGCTGATTTATTTGGTGGTAGAACCTTCCTTTCATTATTAAGCACAAACTACAAGATTTCAAATGAAGGATTAAACTACTATCAATTCCCTGATATTAGTGATTTAAGAGGTTATGTTATGAAATATCATAATCTATTAGGTGAAATTAAATTATCAGATGACCTTAAAGTTGATTTTATAAATGAAGTTAACAATGCTTATATTTATAACCTTGCAATTTCAAATGAATTAGAAGCTAAATTAAAATAA
- a CDS encoding DUF1648 domain-containing protein — protein sequence MDKATYKKLNKIIDIVGVVLIIALVLITFIGWINAPEIVPTHYNFNGEVDGYGSKNTMFILLPVVVIVYIGMAILSKYPEVYNYCVEINPINKEKQYLMASTFMKIINIEIASMFFYTQSKIVIGMNSEMKNLSSAFLPISLIVIFGTIAIYIRKSIKNK from the coding sequence GTGTAGTATTAATTATAGCTTTAGTTTTAATTACATTTATAGGTTGGATAAATGCACCTGAAATTGTACCAACTCATTATAATTTTAATGGAGAAGTTGATGGATATGGTTCAAAGAATACAATGTTTATTTTATTACCAGTAGTTGTTATAGTTTATATTGGAATGGCTATTTTATCTAAATATCCTGAAGTGTATAATTATTGTGTTGAAATAAATCCAATAAATAAAGAAAAACAATATTTGATGGCATCAACATTTATGAAGATTATTAATATTGAAATAGCATCTATGTTTTTTTATACCCAATCAAAGATAGTAATTGGAATGAATTCAGAGATGAAGAATTTATCAAGTGCATTTTTACCTATATCTTTAATTGTTATATTTGGAACAATTGCAATCTATATTCGTAAATCAATAAAGAATAAATAA